The genomic region GACAAACCCAGAAAGTTGAAGAAAACTCTGCTAAATACACTAATGGAACGATGAAcagaaaaaaacagaaaatttaaCCGATTAACCAACTAAGCCACGTTAGCTCCACATGGTGTACACGATAGCGCCACATATGCTTAACTTATAAAGTTGCAAACCAGTCAATAAAACATATTCACAAGAAACACGCGTCTTCTTTGCCTGTGACTGTCTGTAGCTCAACTAGGATCCCAATCTTCAATTGCAGCAGCAGGAGTATGCgtgttcttgttcttgttcttcatccaaccccccccccccctccacAAGTTGGACTTGGACAACCCAAAGACAAGCCCAACTTGCATACCAAGCTAGAGAATTGAGAGGAAGACAAAGATTTAGTGAATAAATCTGCTAGTTGCACATTACTGCGGACAAAAACAGGTTCAAGAAAGCCTTCCTTGTAACAATTGCGAACGATATGGCAATCGATATCCAAATGTTTGGTACGCTCGTGAAACACGGGATTAGCCATAATATGTAGAGCGGCCTGATTGTCGCAATGAAAAGGAATGGGACCATCCAAGGCAATGCCAAAATCTCGAAGCAAAAAAGAGATCCACTTCAACTCACAAGTTGCAGCAGCCATGCTGCGATACTCCGCCTCGGCCGAAGAACGAGAGACAGTGCATTGCTTCTTGGTTTTCCAAGAAATAAAAGCTGGACCAAGAAAAATGCAGAAGCCAGATAGAGAACGCTGAGTGTCGGGGCAAGCAGCCCAATCCGCATCACAAAACGCCTTAAGTTGAAGAGAATTCAacataggaaaaaaaagaCCTTTAGTAGAAGAACCTTTCAAATATCGAACTAAATGAGTGGCAGCAGCCCAATGGGAACGGCAAGGACGTTGGAGGAATTGGCTTAATTGCTGAACTCCGTGAGAGATGTCAGGACGAGTGAAGCTGAGATAAAGAAGGCGACCCACCAAACGACGGAAAGGCTCTGGATCATCAAGGAGATCATCATCACTGGcatgcatttttagtcccgGCTACAAGGGTGTAGCTGCAGGCCTAGCTTGGAGAAGACCACAATCAGAGATAATATCAGAAATGTACTTAGACTGAGTAAGAGAAGTTCCATCCACCGAACGAGCTATCTGTAATCCAAGGAAGTAACGAGCACACCCCAAGTCCTTGATTGTAAATAATGCATCAAGATGGAGCTTTACCTGCGAAATCAAATCATCAGTGGGTGCCATGATAAGCATATCATCGACATAAACCAAGAGGCCTGTGAAACCAGAAACCAACGGCTTAAGGAACAAGCAATGATCATGTTCAGACTGCTTGAAACCATATGCAATCAGACTACGAGAAAACTCCAAATTCCATTGGCGCGAGGCCTGTTTTAGACTATACAAAGAACGCCGAAGAAGACAAACATGGCCAGGCGTGACGGAGTACCCCTCAGGAGCATCCATATAAATCTCCTCATCAAGGTGTCCATGGAGAAATGCGTTATTAATGTCAATTTGATGTAGCGGCCACTGGAATGCTATAGCAATGGCGATGAACAAGCGTACGGTAACAGCTTTGGCAACGGGAGAGAAGCGATCAACATAATCCACTCCTTCAACTTGAGTGTACTCTTTGGCCACCAACCTGGCCTTATAACGTTCAATGGAACCATCATCCCTTAGCTTAATCTTGTATACCCATCGACATTCAATAGGGCGTTTTCCATACGGTAAAGGGACAACCTCCCATGTGTTATTGGTCTCCAAAGCCTGCAATTCTTTGTTCATCGGATCCATCCACTAAGGACTAGCAGAAGCCTCCTTGTAATTGCGTGGTTCCTGCAAAACAGATAGGGAGGCAACAAATTCCAAATATGTGGAGCTAAAATCGATGATGGTAGGGGGTAAGGAATCAGTGCTCAAGTGATAAACAAAATCAGAAAGCCAGGCAGGCTTAGTGTGAGTTCTTTGTGATCTTCGAACAGGAACAAAGGAAGGAGATGCAATGTCAGAAGTTGGTGAGGAAGCAGAAGTAGTAGGAGGTAAATGAGGAGAAGGAACAACAGTGTCTGTGTCAGCATCTAAGGGAATTGCAGCTAAAGGAACAGCAGGAACAGTTGAAGGGGACTgagcaaaaggaaaaacatcCTCATGGAACGTAATATTTCTGGAAACAAAAATCGTGTTGGAGTCAAGATCAAGAAGCCTATAGGCCTTCTGACCAGGAGGATACCCAAGTAGAACACATTTAGAAGctcttttatcaaatttagatTGATTAGGATTGGACTTGATCGCAAAACAGAGGCAGCCTATGGTCTTAAGATGAGTGTAGGAAGGAGGCTCATTATATAGTATTTCATATGGGGATTTCCATCCTAGGACAGCTGTGGGAAACCTATTGATTAGATAAGTGGCTGAGAGGATGGCATCGCCCCAAAAATGTCGAGGAAAAGACGATTGAAACATGATAGACCTAGTGATGTCAAGAAGAAACCTACATTTTCGTTCTACAACTCCGTTTTGCTGTGGAGTATAAGCACAACTACGTTGATGAACAATGCCGGAGTCACGAAGGAAGGATTGGAATTGTGAACTCAAAAATTCGGACCCATTATCGGTTCGAAGTGATTGGATACGTTTGTTGAATTGGGTGAAAACAAGTTTATAGACATTCTGAAACATTTCTAGACATTGACTCTTGTATCTCATGAAGAAAATCCATGTAGACCTACTAAAATCGTCTACGATTGTTAAGAAATAATGACAACCAGAATTAGTGGGCTCTTTGTAAGGTGGGGATGTCTGCGTGAACAAGAGCGAATATCAACGATGAATGAATGGAACTTTGTAAAGGGGAGTTGATGCATTTTAGCTAATGGACAAATTTCGCAGGATGTGTCTGTAAAATCTAATTGAGGCAAAGAAGTAATGTGTTTCATGGATCCTTTAGGCAAATGTCCAAGCCTTTTGTGCCAAATATCACCATTATTCAAAGCAACAGCAGCATATGAATCAGCATTACAATCAATACTAATTGGGACAGAAAAGTTGCTTCTTGATACAGAGGATAGAACATATAAATTCTCTATGAGTTCTCCTGTGGCCATGATCCTTTTACTCCTCAGGTCCTGCAGGATGCAATGAgatttcagaaaaagaaattcaatagGCATAGCTTGACACAATTGTCGAAAGGACAGTAGATTAACAGAGAAGGCTGGAATATGAAAAACATGAGATAGAGTAATTTCAGGTGAAAGTGCAACTGATCCTATATGTGAAACTGCTTGTGTCTGTCCATTTGGTAAGTGTATGGTGAGAGGATGTGTAGGTGTAGTGAAGgattgaaataaatgaatatctcCACAAATGTGGCTTGTCGCCCCACTATCAATAATCCAAGAACCAGAAACAATACAAGTAGAGTTCATACTAGTACCTGCAAAATTATCCAATTGAGCAAAATTTACTTTCAAGGGATCAAGAGGCATCTTATCATGTAtcattcttttcatttctgttCGAATAATATCAGTGATATTAGAAATCCCTTCTGACTTCACAGAACCTTGCTCACTGGCTGCTGCAACAATAAAATCGCGCCCCCTACCccctgttttctttttttgatcCAACATCTCCTTGTACCAATCAGGCACTCCATGGAGTTTGAAGCAAGTATCCTTGGAGTGGCCTAATCTTTGACAATGTTCACAGAAAATGTGTTTCTTATCTACCAAGGATTTCTTCTTAAAATTCTGTGTTTTGACTTGAAATGCGGCGCCACTATTCATTTCCAAGCCGCTCATGTTCATTTGCAACTGTTTCTCCATACGAATGAGCATAGAGTATGCCTTCGTGACCGATGGTAAAGGTTCTAATAGCAGAATCTAACTCCGTGCTTGATCGTAAATAATGTTCAGTCCAACCAAAAATTGTATCAGCTGGTTGGATGCAGTCATTTCTGCCATGGCCTTATTAATGCCACAGCTACATCCTGTACATATGCATTTCGGAGTAGGAGCAAAACAAGTAAGTTCATCCCATAGGTGTTTGAGTTTTGTGTAGTATTCAGTGATCGACATATTTCCTTGCGTCACCTGTCCAATTTCTCACTGCAACTGGTAAATCATGGGGCTGTTACTCTCC from Sesamum indicum cultivar Zhongzhi No. 13 linkage group LG3, S_indicum_v1.0, whole genome shotgun sequence harbors:
- the LOC110011667 gene encoding uncharacterized protein LOC110011667, with product MHASDDDLLDDPEPFRRLVGRLLYLSFTRPDISHGVQQLSQFLQRPCRSHWAAATHLVRYLKGSSTKGLFFPMLNSLQLKAFCDADWAACPDTQRSLSGFCIFLGPAFISWKTKKQCTVSRSSAEAEYRSMAAATCELKWISFLLRDFGIALDGPIPFHCDNQAALHIMANPVFHERTKHLDIDCHIVRNCYKEGFLEPVFVRSNVQLADLFTKSLSSSQFSSLIGILVELQTVTGKEDACFL
- the LOC105157106 gene encoding uncharacterized protein LOC105157106 — protein: MEKQLQMNMSGLEMNSGAAFQVKTQNFKKKSLVDKKHIFCEHCQRLGHSKDTCFKLHGVPDWYKEMLDQKKKTGGRGRDFIVAAASEQGSVKSEGISNITDIIRTEMKRMIHDKMPLDPLKVNFAQLDNFAGTSMNSTCIVSGSWIIDSGATSHICGDIHLFQSFTTPTHPLTIHLPNGQTQAVSHIGSVALSPEITLSHDLRSKRIMATGELIENLYVLSSVSRSNFSVPISIDCNADSYAATSPPYKEPTNSGCHYFLTIVDDFSRSTWIFFMRYKSQCLEMFQNVYKLVFTQFNKRIQSLRTDNGSEFLSSQFQSFLRDSGIVHQRSCAYTPQQNGVVERKCRFLLDITRSIMFQSSFPRHFWGDAILSATYLINRFPTAVLGWKSPYEILYNEPPSYTHLKTIGCLCFAIKSNPNQSKFDKRASKCVLLGYPPGQKAYRLLDLDSNTIFVSRNITFHEDVFPFAQSPSTVPAVPLAAIPLDADTDTVVPSPHLPPTTSASSPTSDIASPSFVPVRRSQRTHTKPAWLSDFVYHLSTDSLPPTIIDFSSTYLEFVASLSVLQEPRNYKEASASP